In the genome of Pristis pectinata isolate sPriPec2 chromosome 10, sPriPec2.1.pri, whole genome shotgun sequence, one region contains:
- the LOC127574910 gene encoding serine/threonine-protein kinase PDIK1L-like, which translates to MAQGPKYQLLRELGRGSYGTVYEAVARTGGRVAVKKMPCGSPESSELALQEFWALSSVRKRHPNVIWLEECLLQRGRAVQEMNQARRESDTHLRLIETCLKGKCCLDPRSPHCLWFVMEFCDGGDLNDYLLGRAPDCRLNLCFMQQLSAAVAFLHSSGIVHRDLKPDNVLVSSRPTGPVLKVADFGLSKKCQSKGSVSRWQVSAACGSDFYMAPELWEGQYSNKVDIFALGIIFWAMMERITFREAESKKELLGTYFSQGRDLVPVGKALMENPSLELPIPMNSKRTLNKGIQKLLRDMLAYNPQERPDAFSLQAQIEQVVFTGASLKM; encoded by the exons ATGGCGCAGGGACCCAAGTACCAGCTCCTCCGGGAACTAGGCCGCGGCAGTTACGGCACCGTCTACGAAGCCGTGGCCAGGACTGGGGGCAGAGTGGCCGTGAAGAAGATGCCGTGCGGCTCGCCTGAGAGCTCCGAGTTGGCCCTGCAGGAGTTCTGGGCCCTGAGCAGCGTGAGGAAGAGGCACCCGAATGTGATCTGGCTGGAGGAGTGCCTCCTGCAGAGGGGCCGCGCCGTGCAGGAGATGAACCAGGCCCGGCGGGAATCCGACACCCACCTGCGCCTCATCGAGACCTGCTTGAAAGGGAAGTGCTGCCTTGACCCTCGGTCCCCCCACTGCCTGTGGTTTGTGATGGAGTTCTGCGACGGGGGGGACCTCAACGACTACCTGCTGGGCCGAGCTCCTGACTGCCGGCTGAACCTCTGCTTCATGCAGCAACTGAGCGCCGCCGTGGCCTTCCTGCACTCCAGTGGCATCGTCCATCGAGACCTCAAGCCAGATAATGTCCTGGTCTCCAGCCGCCCCACAGGACCCGTTCTAAAG GTGGCTGATTTTGGCTTGAGTAAAAAGTGCCAAAGCAAAGGCAGTGTGAGCCGGTGGCAAGTGTCTGCAGCCTGTGGCTCTGATTTCTACATGGCCCCAGAGctctgggaggggcagtactcgAACAAGGTGGACATCTTCGCCCTTGGGATCATCTTCTGGGCCATGATGGAGAGAATCACTTTCAGAGAAGCAGAGTCCAAGAAGGAGCTGCTGG GCACGTATTTTTCTCAAGGACGTGACTTAGTCCCTGTGGGAAAGGCATTGATGGAGAATCCCAGTCTGGAACTGCCAATTCCCATGAATAGTAAAAGAACTCTGAATAAAGGCATACAGAAGCTTCTACGGGACATGTTGGCCTATAACCCCCAGGAACGGCCAGATGCATTTAGTCTTCAAGCTCAAATTGAGCAAGTTGTGTTCACTGGAGCAAGCCTCAAAATGTAA